The following coding sequences lie in one Cannabis sativa cultivar Pink pepper isolate KNU-18-1 chromosome 5, ASM2916894v1, whole genome shotgun sequence genomic window:
- the LOC115716424 gene encoding syntaxin-22 — MSFQDLEAGRGSGSSRRDTINGKQDPTQAVASGIFQINTAVSTFQRLVNTLGTPKDTPELREKLHKTRQHIGQLVKDTSEKLKVASERDHHTGVNASKKIADVKLAKDFQSVLREFQKAQRIAAERETAYSPFVPQAVLPSSYTAGELDLSSDKSSEQRAVLVESRRQEVLLLDNEIAFNEAIIDEREQGIQEIQQQIGEVNEIFKDLAVLVHEQGAMIDDIGSNIDGSHAATAQAKSQLVKASKTQRSNSSLACLLLVIFGIVLLILIIVLAA, encoded by the exons atgagcttTCAGGATCTCGAAGCCGGGCGAGGTTCGGGTTCTTCGAGGAGAGATACGATCAATGGCAAGCAGGACCCGACTCAAGCCGTGGCCTCTGGCATATTCCAGATCAACACGGCGGTTTCGACCTTTCAGAGGCTCGTCAACACCCTCGGTACACCCAAAGATACGCCAGAGCTCCGCGAAAAGCT GCACAAGACAAGGCAACATATTGGGCAATTGGTGAAGGATACTTCAGAGAAACTTAAAGTGGCCAGTGAAAGAGATCATCATACTGGTGTCAAT GCTAGCAAGAAAATTGCAGATGTTAAACTTGCAAAAGATTTTCAATCCGTCCTAAGAGAATTCCAGAAGGCTCAGCGAATTGCTGCTGAGAGGGAAACAGCATATTCACCATTTGTTCCCCAAGCAGTTCTTCCTTCTAG TTACACCGCTGGTGAGCTAGATTTAAGTTCAGATAAGAGTTCAGAACAGCGTGCTGTCCTTGTGGAATCGAGGAG GCAAGAAGTTTTGCTGTTGGACAATGAAATTGCCTTCAATGAGGCTATAATTGATGAAAGGGAACAAGGAATACAAGAAATCCAGCAACAAATTGGGGAAGTTAATGAAATCTTTAAAGATCTTGCTGTGCTAGTTCACGAGCAAGGAGCAATGATCG ATGATATCGGATCCAATATTGACGGTTCTCATGCGGCTACCGCACAGGCGAAGTCACAACTTGTAAAGGCTTCAAAGACCCAAAGATCAAATTCATCTCTG GCTTGCTTGCTCTTGGTGATTTTTGGAATCGTTCTACTCATTTTAATTATAGTTCTTGCTGCATAG